Part of the Streptomyces sp. NBC_01353 genome, GCGTCCCGTCCTGAGCATCGTCGCGATCGCCGCGATCGCCGTCTCCACCGCGGCCTACGCGTCCGGCGCCCAGCCCTCACCGGCCGGCGCCGGCACGCCCACTCCGGCGGCCGCGCCGCTGGACGACACGTACTACGAAGGAGCGCTCGGCAAGACCGGTGCCGAGCTGAAGAACGCCCTCCACACGATCATCAGCGAGCAGACCAAGCTCTCGTACGGCGAGGTCTGGGACGCGCTGAAGACCACCGACGAGGACCCGGCGAACCCGGACAACGTCGTCCTGCTCTACTCAGGGCGCTCACAGGCCAAGGACACCAACGGCGGCGACGCGAACGACTGGAACCGCGAGCACGTCTGGGCCAAGTCGCACGGCGACTTCGGCACCGCCACCGGCCCGGGCACCGACATTCACCACCTGCGCCCCGAGGACGTCACCGTCAACTCGACCAGGGGAAACCTCGACTTCGACAACGGGGGCGACCCGGTCGACGAGGCTCCCGGCAGCCTCTCGGACGGTGATTCGTTCGAGCCGCGGGACGAGGTCAAGGGCGATGTGGCCCGCATGATCCTCTACATGGCCGTCCGCTACGACGGCGGCGACGGCTTCCCCGACCTCGAGCCCAATGACCAGGTCGACAACGGCTCCGCACCGGCGATGGGCCGCCTCTCGGTCCTCAAGCAGTGGAACGACCAGGATCCGCCGGACGCGTTCGAGAAGTCCCGCAACGACAAGATCTTCGGCATCCAGAAGAACCGGAACCCGTTCGTCGACCACCCCGAATGGGTCGCCGAGATCTGGAAGTAGCCCAGGCTCCCGCGCGAACGGGAGCCATGGCCGCCCGCGGGCTTGGCTCCCACCGGCGCGGGAGCCATGGCCGCCCGCGGGCTCAGGCTCCCATGCCGAGGACGGCGAGGTTCAGCGCACGCAGGTCCGGCACGGGAGGGAGGTCGTGCGGCTCCTCGCCGCGTCCCTCGTACATGGCACGGACGGGACGCAATCCGTCGACGCCCCCGGTGGCCCAGGGGGCGTCGAGCGGGGGCAGGGACAGGGTCATACGACGGCCGTCGGGGAGGCTGGTCTCGAAGGTGGTGTCTTCACTCGACTGCATGGGCGGCTCTCTTCCGTGAGTGGTGCATGCGTCGGCGGTGATCGCCCTCGCCCTGTGTGACGCTCGACGACGGCCGCAGGTTCCCGAGGGCCCGCCGGCTCACGGCGAGGTGCGTCGGCGGGCGTAGAGCCTGCCGATGGGCTCGGTACTCAGGCCGTGCAGCACGATGCTGACCATGACGGTGACCACCATCACCCGGGAGATGAAGTCACCGCCACCGGCGGCGGGCAGCTGGATCGCGGCGAGGAGCCCGAAGACCACCGAGGTCACGCCTCTGGGCCCCATCCATCCCAGGAAGAGCCTGTCGGTCAGGGACAGATCCGAACCGATCAGCGCGAGCATCACGGGCACCATGCGCACAAGGGTGACGGCCAGGAGACCGTAGAGGATGACGGAGAGATGGAAGCCGTCCCAGAACTCGTCGTTGACGATCTGGCCGAAGAGGAACCACAGGGCGAGCGTCAGCAAGGTGACCAGATCGTCGGTCATCTCCACGGCGTCCTTCGGCAGATGCCTCATCGCGGGTGCGATGCAGACCCCGGCCACGAAGGAGGCGACGAAGCCGTTGCCGTCCAGGAACGAGGAGAGGGTGTACGCGGCAATGGGCACGCTCAGCACCGCGAGCCTCGTCGCGGCGGGCTGCGTCCAGCCCCTCGCCCAGGACCGGCGCAGCACCCATCCGGCCAGGTAGCCGACGAGCGATCCGGCCCCGATGGCCCAGGCCGCCGATCCGACGGCGTCCAGGACGGCCTCGGCGTAGTCGTCGCTCTCCGTGTGGGACTCCACGGCGGCGGCGACGCAGAGCAGGAACACCGGGGAGACGATTCCGTCGTTCAGGCCGCCCTCGACGTTGAGCACCTCCCGCAGGCGTGCCGGGATGCGCTTGTCCCGCACGACGGCCGCGGTGGGCGCCAGATCGAGAGGGACGACGACGGTCGCCAGCGCGGCGAGCACCCATCCGGGTTGGTCGGGGAAGAAGGCGAGCGCGGTCAGAAAGGCGGCGACCAGGGTGAGCGGCAGCGCGCCGCCCAGGAGTCGGGCGACGACGCTCCGCTCCCGGCGGATGACTCCCGCGGGAACCTCGGTCGCGTCGACGAAGAGCAGGAGGGCGAGGACGACCTCCACCGAACGCTCGAAGCCCGCCATGTCGCCGAAGTCGAAGACGAGCGGCGGGTCCGAGCCGCTGGTGAGGGCGATGCCCGCCACCATCATGGCGATCGGTGCGGTGATGCTCCACCGTGCGAGCCGGTGCGACAGGACGCACCAGGTGAACAGAATGCCCGCGATGACGGTGACGGCAAGCAAGAGCATCCGCGCTTTCGAAGGGGCCCTCGGACAGACGGAGCGTAAGGCGGAACGTCCTTCCGACCCGTGCGAGCACGCCGACGAGGTCGCGTCCCACCCCCGAGCGGCCGCTGACGTCGCCCCTCCCCAGACCGGAGGACCTCTGGTCATCTGGGCGGAACAGGCCCTTCCGGCAGCAATAGACGCCGGGAACCACGTGTGACCGCCCGCCTCGCGCGCCGGGCGGCACGCGAGGCGGACCGTCCAGGTGCGGACCGTCCAGGGAGCGGTGTCGGTGCCGTCAGATGATGCCCTGGGCCGTCATGGCCTGAGCCACCCTCAGGAACCCGGCCACATTGGCGCCGAGCACGTAGTCCTCGGAGTTGCCGCCGTACGCCTCGGCGGTGGCGCGGCACTGGGTGTGGACGTCGCGCATGACCGTGGCGAGCCGGGACTCGGTCTGCTCGAAGGTCCAGCTGTCGCGGGCCGCGTTCTGTTGCATCTCGAGCGCCGAGGTGGCCACGCCGCCCGCGTTGGCGGCCTTCCCGGGGCCGAAGAGGACCCCGGCCTCGCGGAACACCTTCACCGCCTCGGGGGTACAGGGCATGTTCGCGCCCTCGGCGACGGCGAGCACCCCGTTCTTGACCAGGGCCACGGCGTCGTCGCGGCCCAGCTCGTTCTGGGTCGCGCAGGGAAGGGCGATGTCGCACGGGACGTCGTACACCGTGCCGCGGGCCGTGAAGCGCGCTGTCGGCTTCGCCTCCGCGTAGGTGGAGATCCGGGCGCGGCGCACTTCCTTGACGTCCTTCAGCAGCTCCAGGTCGATGCCTTCCTCGTCGACGAGGTACCCGGAGGAGTCGCTGCAGGCCACCACCCGGCCACCCAGAGCCTGCACCTTCTCCGCCGCGTACACGGCCACGTTCCCGGATCCGGAGACCACCACCCGGCGCCCGTCGAATCCATGGCCGCGGGTGGCGAGCATCTCCTGGGCGAAGAACACCGCCCCGTAGCCCGTGGCCTCGGTACGGACGTGGGAGCCGCCCCAGCCCACCGGCTTGCCGGTGAGGACACCGGACTCGTAACGGTTGGTGATCCGCTTGTACTGGCCGAAGAGGTAGCCGATCTCCCGCCCGCCCACGCCGATGTCCCCGGCGGGTACGTCGGTGTGCTCGCCCAGGTGACGGTGGAGTTCGGTCATGAAGGACTGGCAGAAGCGCATGATCTCGCCGTCCGAGCGGCCCTTGGGGTCGAAGTCCGCGCCGCCCTTGCCGCCGCCGATCGCCATCCCGGTCAGCGCGTTCTTGAAGATCTGCTCGAAACCGAGGAACTTCACGATGCCGAGGTTGACGCTGGGGTGGAAGCGCAGCCCTCCCTTGTACGGGCCGAGGGCGCTGTTGAACTCCACCCGGAAGCCCCGGTTCACCCGCACGGCGCCCTGGTCGTCGACCCAGGGCACCCGGAAGATCAGCTGCCGCTCGGGCTCGCAGAGCCTCTCCAGGATGCCGGTGTCGACGTACTCGGGGTGTCGCTCGATCGCGGGTGCGAGGGAGTCGAGGACCTCGGCCGCCGCCTGGTGGAACTCCGCCTCGCCGGGGTTGCGCCGGCAGACTTCCGTGTAGACGGCTTCCATGTGTGCGCTGACGTTCATGCCTGTGTCTCGCTTTCTCCGAGAGTTCCGTTGCCCGCGGGCGACGTCACACAGTTGTCGTCGGACCTTAGCCCGCGCGGGTGTTGAGACGATCCGCGATCCGATCGACCGCCCGGACAGCGCGCAGTGTCGGAGCCTTGAGGAGCGAGGGAACAAACCGCGGCCGCTCCCGCCATACCGCGGGCGGAGGAGCGGGTACGCGCGACCGTCGCGTACAAGCGGCTGCCGGCCTACAGCCCGCTGGTCGGCGAGGAGTGGATCACGGGGCCCCTACCCGGTGCCGGCCTCCCTGGGCGCGCTCGCCGACTTCGCCGCCGTACCGCGCTGGTCCGCCTGGTCCGCGCTGGTCCGCTGGTCCGCGCTGGTCCGCGCTGCCGAGGGTCTTCGCCTCCGCAATGCGGGGCCGAGGCCGGTAACGTCCGGTGGCCGACCTGGGCCTTCACCAGGTCGGCCACCTTCCGGACGCGCCGGCCGGGGCCCGGGGATAGCGTGGAAGTACAGCAACCGTCAGGTGACGCCATGCCCAACAAGACCTACGACGCCATCGTGGTCGGAGCGCGCTGCGCCGGTGCACCGACCGCGATGCTGCTGGCACGACGGGGCCACCGGGTCCTCCTGCTGGACCGGGCCCATTTCCCGAGCGACACCGTCTCCACACACCTGATCCATCCGCCAGGCCTGGCGGCACTGGACCGCTGGGGCCTCCTGGGCCGGGTGACCGCCGGCGATCTGCCGATGATCACCACGTACTCCTTCGACCTCGGGCCGCTCACCCTGGCCGGTTCCCCGGCCGGGTACGGGTTCTCCGGCT contains:
- a CDS encoding endonuclease, coding for MSAHQRQRPWRRPVLSIVAIAAIAVSTAAYASGAQPSPAGAGTPTPAAAPLDDTYYEGALGKTGAELKNALHTIISEQTKLSYGEVWDALKTTDEDPANPDNVVLLYSGRSQAKDTNGGDANDWNREHVWAKSHGDFGTATGPGTDIHHLRPEDVTVNSTRGNLDFDNGGDPVDEAPGSLSDGDSFEPRDEVKGDVARMILYMAVRYDGGDGFPDLEPNDQVDNGSAPAMGRLSVLKQWNDQDPPDAFEKSRNDKIFGIQKNRNPFVDHPEWVAEIWK
- a CDS encoding cation:proton antiporter; protein product: MLLLAVTVIAGILFTWCVLSHRLARWSITAPIAMMVAGIALTSGSDPPLVFDFGDMAGFERSVEVVLALLLFVDATEVPAGVIRRERSVVARLLGGALPLTLVAAFLTALAFFPDQPGWVLAALATVVVPLDLAPTAAVVRDKRIPARLREVLNVEGGLNDGIVSPVFLLCVAAAVESHTESDDYAEAVLDAVGSAAWAIGAGSLVGYLAGWVLRRSWARGWTQPAATRLAVLSVPIAAYTLSSFLDGNGFVASFVAGVCIAPAMRHLPKDAVEMTDDLVTLLTLALWFLFGQIVNDEFWDGFHLSVILYGLLAVTLVRMVPVMLALIGSDLSLTDRLFLGWMGPRGVTSVVFGLLAAIQLPAAGGGDFISRVMVVTVMVSIVLHGLSTEPIGRLYARRRTSP
- the gdhA gene encoding NADP-specific glutamate dehydrogenase → MNVSAHMEAVYTEVCRRNPGEAEFHQAAAEVLDSLAPAIERHPEYVDTGILERLCEPERQLIFRVPWVDDQGAVRVNRGFRVEFNSALGPYKGGLRFHPSVNLGIVKFLGFEQIFKNALTGMAIGGGKGGADFDPKGRSDGEIMRFCQSFMTELHRHLGEHTDVPAGDIGVGGREIGYLFGQYKRITNRYESGVLTGKPVGWGGSHVRTEATGYGAVFFAQEMLATRGHGFDGRRVVVSGSGNVAVYAAEKVQALGGRVVACSDSSGYLVDEEGIDLELLKDVKEVRRARISTYAEAKPTARFTARGTVYDVPCDIALPCATQNELGRDDAVALVKNGVLAVAEGANMPCTPEAVKVFREAGVLFGPGKAANAGGVATSALEMQQNAARDSWTFEQTESRLATVMRDVHTQCRATAEAYGGNSEDYVLGANVAGFLRVAQAMTAQGII